The following proteins are encoded in a genomic region of Hypanus sabinus isolate sHypSab1 chromosome 19, sHypSab1.hap1, whole genome shotgun sequence:
- the kctd6a gene encoding BTB/POZ domain-containing protein KCTD6a, with amino-acid sequence MYNGDWGQMMGDPVTLNVGGHLYSTSISTLTRYPDSMLGVMFRGDFPTAKDSQGNYFIDRDGPLFRYILNFLRTADLTLPHGFKEIDLLRKEADFYQIEPLIHCLNDPKPLYSLDTFEEVVELSSTRKLSKYSNPVAVIITQLTITTKVHALLEGISNYFTKWNKHMMDTRDFQVSFTFGPCDYHQEVSLRVHLMEYIAKQGFTIRMTRVHHMSERANENTVEHNWTFCRLARKTDE; translated from the exons ATGTATAATGGGGACTGGGGCCAGATG ATGGGTGACCCAGTCACTCTTAATGTTGGAGGACATCTGTATTCAACATCAATTTCCACACTAACGAGGTACCCAGACTCCATGTTGGGTGTAATGTTCAGGGGAGATTTCCCCACTGCCAAAGACTCCCAAGGAAATTATTTCATTGATAGAGATGGACCTCTCTTCAGATACATCTTGAACTTTCTGAGGACAGCAGATctgacattacctcatggctttaAAGAAATTGATCTCCTTAGAAAAGAGGCTGATTTCTATCAGATAGAACCTTTAATTCATTGTCTGAATGACCCTAAGCCGCTTTATTCATTAGACACCTTTGAGGAGGTCGTGGAACTGTCTAGCACACGCAAACTTTCCAAATATTCTAATCCAGTAGCAGTTATAATAACACAATTGACAATCACAACAAAAGTGCATGCTCTCCTGGAGGGTATCTCAAACTATTTCACAAAATGGAATAAACACATGATGGATACCAGAGATTTTCAGGTGTCCTTCACATTTGGACCCTGTGATTATCACCAGGAAGTGTCTCTTCGTGTTCATTTGATGGAATACATTGCAAAACAGGGCTTTACTATTAGAATGACGAGGGTACATCATATGAGTGAGAGAGCAAATGAGAACACTGTGGAACACAACTGGACTTTCTGCAGACTAGCCCGGAAAACCGATGAATGA